A stretch of the Phyllopteryx taeniolatus isolate TA_2022b chromosome 5, UOR_Ptae_1.2, whole genome shotgun sequence genome encodes the following:
- the fkbp16 gene encoding FKBP prolyl isomerase 16 isoform X1: MEPESCKKHKDTDVRDPTCELAGMVGPCGPEEGREEELGRRKKDEGETPGVDVTSVNSETRNSSHPEGEGEETQCRGRRELKKTNSWKMVRFQEPSLEDNVLERDSSSESLFPEYAMEEWTMISFEKLFLKEDWKHITDDRLLRKKVLEPAGPSAPRPIWGQQVTVKMQAVLEDRTVVEKDCKLVFVIGERDVSQALEECVLSMHRGEITLLLADSQYTYGLMGREPDIPAWAPLLYQLQLLHVRDKPDPLNLPVSDRIRIGNQKRERGNFHFQREEYGMAARAYCMALDVLTTCGSRDAGHGEKGEEQEVRDYRVKCLNNLAAAQLKLEQYNEALHASRDVLALDPNNVKALYRAGKILSDLSEYKEAMELLKKALKLEPTTKVTQLTGRQAIHAELSKLVKRQSGGETTREWKAKPAEVLGDNLAPFLLASSKTTSAISWKLMLGALVVALGSLVMSVILTVRN; encoded by the exons ATGGAACCAGAGTCTTGTAAGAAGCACAAGGACACTGATGTGAGGGACCCCACATGTGAGCTCGCGGGTATGGTCGGACCGTGTGGGCCTGAGGAGGGAAGGGAGGAGGAGCTGGGTAGAAGAAAGAAGGATGAAGGTGAGACCCCTGGAGTAGACGTCACATCGGTGAACTCCGAGACCAGAAACTCCTCTCATCCAGAAGGGGAAGGAGAAGAGACCCAATGCCGAGGACGGAGAGAACTGAAGAAGACAAACAGCTGGAAGATGGTGCGATTCCAAGAACCGTCCTTGGAGGATAATGTGCTGGAGAGGGACAGCTCGTCAGAGAGTCTTTTTCCGGAATATGCCATGGAGGAGTGGACCATGATCTCTTTCGAGAAACTGTTCCTGAAAGAAGACTGGAAGCATATAACAG ATGACCGACTGCTGAGGAAAAAGGTGCTGGAGCCCGCCGGCCCCTCGGCCCCTCGGCCCATCTGGGGCCAGCAGGTTACGGTGAAGATGCAGGCCGTCCTCGAGGACCGCACTGTGGTGGAGAAGGACTGCAAGCTGGTGTTTGTTATCGGGGAAAGAGACGTGAGCCAG gCGCTGGAGGAGTGCGTCCTGTCCATGCACAGGGGCGAGATCACGTTACTGCTGGCTGATTCCCAGTACACATATGGGCTCATGGGCAG AGAGCCCGACATCCCCGCCTGGGCTCCTCTGCTCTACCAGCTGCAGCTGCTGCACGTCAGAGACAAACCAGATCCGCTGAATTTGCCGGTATCCGATCGCATCCGCATTGGCAACCAGAAGCGGGAGCGAGGGAACTTCCATTTCCAGAGGGAGGAGTACGGCATGGCCGCACGAGCCTACTGTATGGCTCTGGACGTGCTCACCACCTGCGGCAGCAGAG ATGCTGGTCATGGCGAGAAGGGGGAAGAACAGGAGGTGCGCGACTACAGGGTGAAGTGTTTAAACAACCTGGCCGCAGCGCAGCTCAAACTGGAGCAGTACAACGAGGCGCTACATGCCAGCCGCGACGTCCTGGCCCTCGACCCCAACAACGTCAAGGCTCTCTACAGGGCGGGCAAG ATCCTGTCAGACTTGAGTGAATACAAAGAGGCCATGGAGCTGCTCAAGAAGGCCTTGAAACTGGAGCCGACCACCAAG GTGACTCAGCTGACTGGTAGGCAG GCCATCCACGCTGAACTTTCCAAGCTGGTGAAGCGCCAGTCAGGGGGTGAAACCACACGGGAATGGAAAGCCAAGCCCGCAGAGGTGCTCGGAGACAACCTTGCACCTTTTCTCCTCGCCTCCAGCAAGACAACATCG GCCATCTCCTGGAAGTTGATGCTCGGCGCTCTGGTGGTGGCTTTGGGCAGCTTAGTGATGTCAGTCATCCTCACTGTGAGGAACTGA
- the fkbp16 gene encoding FKBP prolyl isomerase 16 isoform X2 — MEPESCKKHKDTDVRDPTCELAGMVGPCGPEEGREEELGRRKKDEGETPGVDVTSVNSETRNSSHPEGEGEETQCRGRRELKKTNSWKMVRFQEPSLEDNVLERDSSSESLFPEYAMEEWTMISFEKLFLKEDWKHITDDRLLRKKVLEPAGPSAPRPIWGQQVTVKMQAVLEDRTVVEKDCKLVFVIGERDVSQALEECVLSMHRGEITLLLADSQYTYGLMGREPDIPAWAPLLYQLQLLHVRDKPDPLNLPVSDRIRIGNQKRERGNFHFQREEYGMAARAYCMALDVLTTCGSRDAGHGEKGEEQEVRDYRVKCLNNLAAAQLKLEQYNEALHASRDVLALDPNNVKALYRAGKILSDLSEYKEAMELLKKALKLEPTTKAIHAELSKLVKRQSGGETTREWKAKPAEVLGDNLAPFLLASSKTTSAISWKLMLGALVVALGSLVMSVILTVRN; from the exons ATGGAACCAGAGTCTTGTAAGAAGCACAAGGACACTGATGTGAGGGACCCCACATGTGAGCTCGCGGGTATGGTCGGACCGTGTGGGCCTGAGGAGGGAAGGGAGGAGGAGCTGGGTAGAAGAAAGAAGGATGAAGGTGAGACCCCTGGAGTAGACGTCACATCGGTGAACTCCGAGACCAGAAACTCCTCTCATCCAGAAGGGGAAGGAGAAGAGACCCAATGCCGAGGACGGAGAGAACTGAAGAAGACAAACAGCTGGAAGATGGTGCGATTCCAAGAACCGTCCTTGGAGGATAATGTGCTGGAGAGGGACAGCTCGTCAGAGAGTCTTTTTCCGGAATATGCCATGGAGGAGTGGACCATGATCTCTTTCGAGAAACTGTTCCTGAAAGAAGACTGGAAGCATATAACAG ATGACCGACTGCTGAGGAAAAAGGTGCTGGAGCCCGCCGGCCCCTCGGCCCCTCGGCCCATCTGGGGCCAGCAGGTTACGGTGAAGATGCAGGCCGTCCTCGAGGACCGCACTGTGGTGGAGAAGGACTGCAAGCTGGTGTTTGTTATCGGGGAAAGAGACGTGAGCCAG gCGCTGGAGGAGTGCGTCCTGTCCATGCACAGGGGCGAGATCACGTTACTGCTGGCTGATTCCCAGTACACATATGGGCTCATGGGCAG AGAGCCCGACATCCCCGCCTGGGCTCCTCTGCTCTACCAGCTGCAGCTGCTGCACGTCAGAGACAAACCAGATCCGCTGAATTTGCCGGTATCCGATCGCATCCGCATTGGCAACCAGAAGCGGGAGCGAGGGAACTTCCATTTCCAGAGGGAGGAGTACGGCATGGCCGCACGAGCCTACTGTATGGCTCTGGACGTGCTCACCACCTGCGGCAGCAGAG ATGCTGGTCATGGCGAGAAGGGGGAAGAACAGGAGGTGCGCGACTACAGGGTGAAGTGTTTAAACAACCTGGCCGCAGCGCAGCTCAAACTGGAGCAGTACAACGAGGCGCTACATGCCAGCCGCGACGTCCTGGCCCTCGACCCCAACAACGTCAAGGCTCTCTACAGGGCGGGCAAG ATCCTGTCAGACTTGAGTGAATACAAAGAGGCCATGGAGCTGCTCAAGAAGGCCTTGAAACTGGAGCCGACCACCAAG GCCATCCACGCTGAACTTTCCAAGCTGGTGAAGCGCCAGTCAGGGGGTGAAACCACACGGGAATGGAAAGCCAAGCCCGCAGAGGTGCTCGGAGACAACCTTGCACCTTTTCTCCTCGCCTCCAGCAAGACAACATCG GCCATCTCCTGGAAGTTGATGCTCGGCGCTCTGGTGGTGGCTTTGGGCAGCTTAGTGATGTCAGTCATCCTCACTGTGAGGAACTGA
- the fkbp16 gene encoding FKBP prolyl isomerase 16 isoform X4, producing the protein MEPESCKKHKDTDVRDPTCELAGMVGPCGPEEGREEELGRRKKDEGETPGVDVTSVNSETRNSSHPEGEGEETQCRGRRELKKTNSWKMVRFQEPSLEDNVLERDSSSESLFPEYAMEEWTMISFEKLFLKEDWKHITDDRLLRKKVLEPAGPSAPRPIWGQQVTVKMQAVLEDRTVVEKDCKLVFVIGERDVSQALEECVLSMHRGEITLLLADSQYTYGLMGREPDIPAWAPLLYQLQLLHVRDKPDPLNLPVSDRIRIGNQKRERGNFHFQREEYGMAARAYCMALDVLTTCGSRDAGHGEKGEEQEVRDYRVKCLNNLAAAQLKLEQYNEALHASRDVLALDPNNVKALYRAGKILSDLSEYKEAMELLKKALKLEPTTKVTQLTGRQD; encoded by the exons ATGGAACCAGAGTCTTGTAAGAAGCACAAGGACACTGATGTGAGGGACCCCACATGTGAGCTCGCGGGTATGGTCGGACCGTGTGGGCCTGAGGAGGGAAGGGAGGAGGAGCTGGGTAGAAGAAAGAAGGATGAAGGTGAGACCCCTGGAGTAGACGTCACATCGGTGAACTCCGAGACCAGAAACTCCTCTCATCCAGAAGGGGAAGGAGAAGAGACCCAATGCCGAGGACGGAGAGAACTGAAGAAGACAAACAGCTGGAAGATGGTGCGATTCCAAGAACCGTCCTTGGAGGATAATGTGCTGGAGAGGGACAGCTCGTCAGAGAGTCTTTTTCCGGAATATGCCATGGAGGAGTGGACCATGATCTCTTTCGAGAAACTGTTCCTGAAAGAAGACTGGAAGCATATAACAG ATGACCGACTGCTGAGGAAAAAGGTGCTGGAGCCCGCCGGCCCCTCGGCCCCTCGGCCCATCTGGGGCCAGCAGGTTACGGTGAAGATGCAGGCCGTCCTCGAGGACCGCACTGTGGTGGAGAAGGACTGCAAGCTGGTGTTTGTTATCGGGGAAAGAGACGTGAGCCAG gCGCTGGAGGAGTGCGTCCTGTCCATGCACAGGGGCGAGATCACGTTACTGCTGGCTGATTCCCAGTACACATATGGGCTCATGGGCAG AGAGCCCGACATCCCCGCCTGGGCTCCTCTGCTCTACCAGCTGCAGCTGCTGCACGTCAGAGACAAACCAGATCCGCTGAATTTGCCGGTATCCGATCGCATCCGCATTGGCAACCAGAAGCGGGAGCGAGGGAACTTCCATTTCCAGAGGGAGGAGTACGGCATGGCCGCACGAGCCTACTGTATGGCTCTGGACGTGCTCACCACCTGCGGCAGCAGAG ATGCTGGTCATGGCGAGAAGGGGGAAGAACAGGAGGTGCGCGACTACAGGGTGAAGTGTTTAAACAACCTGGCCGCAGCGCAGCTCAAACTGGAGCAGTACAACGAGGCGCTACATGCCAGCCGCGACGTCCTGGCCCTCGACCCCAACAACGTCAAGGCTCTCTACAGGGCGGGCAAG ATCCTGTCAGACTTGAGTGAATACAAAGAGGCCATGGAGCTGCTCAAGAAGGCCTTGAAACTGGAGCCGACCACCAAG GTGACTCAGCTGACTGGTAGGCAG gactga
- the fkbp16 gene encoding FKBP prolyl isomerase 16 isoform X3: MEPESCKKHKDTDVRDPTCELAGMVGPCGPEEGREEELGRRKKDEGETPGVDVTSVNSETRNSSHPEGEGEETQCRGRRELKKTNSWKMVRFQEPSLEDNVLERDSSSESLFPEYAMEEWTMISFEKLFLKEDWKHITDDRLLRKKVLEPAGPSAPRPIWGQQVTVKMQAVLEDRTVVEKDCKLVFVIGERDVSQALEECVLSMHRGEITLLLADSQYTYGLMGREPDIPAWAPLLYQLQLLHVRDKPDPLNLPVSDRIRIGNQKRERGNFHFQREEYGMAARAYCMALDVLTTCGSRDAGHGEKGEEQEVRDYRVKCLNNLAAAQLKLEQYNEALHASRDVLALDPNNVKALYRAGKILSDLSEYKEAMELLKKALKLEPTTKVTQLTGRQVSALF, from the exons ATGGAACCAGAGTCTTGTAAGAAGCACAAGGACACTGATGTGAGGGACCCCACATGTGAGCTCGCGGGTATGGTCGGACCGTGTGGGCCTGAGGAGGGAAGGGAGGAGGAGCTGGGTAGAAGAAAGAAGGATGAAGGTGAGACCCCTGGAGTAGACGTCACATCGGTGAACTCCGAGACCAGAAACTCCTCTCATCCAGAAGGGGAAGGAGAAGAGACCCAATGCCGAGGACGGAGAGAACTGAAGAAGACAAACAGCTGGAAGATGGTGCGATTCCAAGAACCGTCCTTGGAGGATAATGTGCTGGAGAGGGACAGCTCGTCAGAGAGTCTTTTTCCGGAATATGCCATGGAGGAGTGGACCATGATCTCTTTCGAGAAACTGTTCCTGAAAGAAGACTGGAAGCATATAACAG ATGACCGACTGCTGAGGAAAAAGGTGCTGGAGCCCGCCGGCCCCTCGGCCCCTCGGCCCATCTGGGGCCAGCAGGTTACGGTGAAGATGCAGGCCGTCCTCGAGGACCGCACTGTGGTGGAGAAGGACTGCAAGCTGGTGTTTGTTATCGGGGAAAGAGACGTGAGCCAG gCGCTGGAGGAGTGCGTCCTGTCCATGCACAGGGGCGAGATCACGTTACTGCTGGCTGATTCCCAGTACACATATGGGCTCATGGGCAG AGAGCCCGACATCCCCGCCTGGGCTCCTCTGCTCTACCAGCTGCAGCTGCTGCACGTCAGAGACAAACCAGATCCGCTGAATTTGCCGGTATCCGATCGCATCCGCATTGGCAACCAGAAGCGGGAGCGAGGGAACTTCCATTTCCAGAGGGAGGAGTACGGCATGGCCGCACGAGCCTACTGTATGGCTCTGGACGTGCTCACCACCTGCGGCAGCAGAG ATGCTGGTCATGGCGAGAAGGGGGAAGAACAGGAGGTGCGCGACTACAGGGTGAAGTGTTTAAACAACCTGGCCGCAGCGCAGCTCAAACTGGAGCAGTACAACGAGGCGCTACATGCCAGCCGCGACGTCCTGGCCCTCGACCCCAACAACGTCAAGGCTCTCTACAGGGCGGGCAAG ATCCTGTCAGACTTGAGTGAATACAAAGAGGCCATGGAGCTGCTCAAGAAGGCCTTGAAACTGGAGCCGACCACCAAG GTGACTCAGCTGACTGGTAGGCAGGTTAGTGCCCTCTTTTGA